One window of the Triticum dicoccoides isolate Atlit2015 ecotype Zavitan chromosome 3B, WEW_v2.0, whole genome shotgun sequence genome contains the following:
- the LOC119279466 gene encoding serine/threonine-protein phosphatase 7 long form homolog, which yields MANPWGNHDGLHDDDPYRRPTLAYYWEQVTVYTGSSHVRYKCYMNELDTLTAEQVHWLPYVEDRDFDLNEMCTRDSHLWRARCPMICFFAVEWHFVDRVARQFGKRQGIPIEESKEEMLSLHRFDRRNNQDISDWANKHRAWIEIWNQRDTLVQSENRPHNQSAYQKYQVWYADRYRLKLKPGWTHEEWSELVSEDPETAEGYHTFDTAVRDTRGAHVDYAPMHDEMVVCLTYSNILASCCLLSNT from the exons ATGGCAAACCCATGGGGTAATCATGACGGGTTGCATGATGATGACCCATATCGGCGCCCTACGCTTGCTTACTATTGGGAACAAGTGACAGTCTACACAGGAAGCTcgcatgtgcgatacaagtgctatatgaatgagctggacaccttgactgctgagcag gtacattggttgccttatgtggaagatcgtgactttgatcttaatgagatgtgcacgcgtgatagccatctttggcgggcgaggtgcccaatgatatgcttcttcgcAGTCGAGTGGCACTTTGTAGACCGTGTGGCAAGACAATTTGGAAAAAGACAAGGTATTCCAATTGAGGAGAGCAAGGAGGAAATGCTATCTCTGCATCG GTTCGATCGAAGGAACAATCAGGATATATCGGATTGGGCAAACAAACACCGTGCGTGGATAGAAATTTGGAATCAAAGAGACACGTTAGTGCAATCAGAGAATAGACCTCACAATCAGTCAGCATATCAGAAGTATCAAGTGTGGTATGCGGATCGTTACCGGTTAAAGCTGAAGCCAGGTTGGACTCACGAGGAGTGGTCGGAGTTggtgtctgaagacccggagactgcaGAAGGTTATCATACCTTCGACACGGCTGTgagagacaccagaggggctcaTGTTGACTACGCACCGATGCATGACGAAATGGTAGTCTGTTTGACCTATTCTAACATACTTGCATCATGTTGTCTTCTTTCAAATACATAA